In the genome of Treponema pedis, one region contains:
- the recO gene encoding DNA repair protein RecO → MSCRSWSSEALILSVKDFGEGHRNAVLLLPGEEHCSRILEAAVFGGPKSKMRGLVVPYQSGTVWLYSNPIKNSNKITDFKVTEYRIGLRDNLTRLWCAAFASELAVKLKGNIDWEILNFFLTGIASSNETECRTALLRFLWRVIIFSGIAPEVETCNRCGLHLSGKIENLSFVKNNENEEVLFYIPNEDACVCKNCLQKGEPNFKLSSESLLYLFAVKNLIPKISRTLDISEKTYSELKHFLFYLIKSQTEGTFRTLESGDFLF, encoded by the coding sequence ATGTCCTGCCGCTCATGGTCTTCCGAAGCTCTTATCCTTTCCGTTAAAGATTTCGGAGAAGGGCATCGCAATGCGGTTTTACTTTTGCCCGGAGAGGAGCACTGTTCACGCATTTTGGAAGCCGCCGTCTTCGGAGGGCCGAAAAGCAAGATGAGAGGACTTGTAGTACCGTATCAAAGCGGAACCGTTTGGCTTTATTCAAACCCGATAAAGAATTCCAATAAGATAACCGATTTTAAAGTAACGGAATACCGTATCGGTTTAAGAGATAATTTAACGAGACTTTGGTGTGCGGCCTTTGCTTCGGAACTTGCGGTAAAGTTAAAGGGTAATATCGATTGGGAAATTCTTAATTTTTTTTTAACCGGTATCGCCTCTTCAAATGAAACGGAATGCAGAACGGCTTTGCTGAGGTTTTTATGGCGTGTAATTATTTTTTCGGGTATTGCACCTGAAGTGGAAACTTGCAACCGCTGCGGTTTACATTTAAGCGGAAAAATTGAGAATTTGTCCTTTGTAAAGAATAATGAAAACGAAGAGGTTTTATTTTATATCCCTAATGAAGACGCCTGCGTTTGTAAAAACTGTTTACAAAAAGGTGAACCTAATTTTAAACTTTCTTCGGAAAGCCTTTTATATTTGTTTGCGGTAAAAAATTTAATCCCTAAAATATCGCGTACACTGGATATTTCGGAAAAAACATATTCGGAATTAAAACACTTTTTATTTTATCTTATAAAATCCCAAACGGAAGGAACTTTTAGAACTTTAGAGTCTGGAGATTTTTTGTTTTGA
- a CDS encoding HEAT repeat domain-containing protein, translating to MKKKLNLKTPFIFLFILIYASVAFTQNPPSEEHTSDKEQKKSENGKTEETSKKEISETEERRNIILYGLADDILELIKTLQNEKEDGFDSDLQKIFTETKVPAVRNALFAYFAQKKNSCLKTDALIVLENRYEYPKDTVNAAIAYIRDLEIADGIQYLREILKDEDSDYTAISITALGKIGGAEDAVFLSELFESDSSKDEKETLILKQNIMFALEELHSGETWDFLEKTAADTEENSIIRGTAAAALGKIGDEKAVPVLTELFEDKDPVLRTAAIKGLAGFKTEKARAVLLQAFKDTYYKVRLQAIQSAKEEKNSAAVPYILYRAKKDPENTVRIAAIEALSELNDGESNEWIKEAFNDEKTGITLRLKIAEYFLKNNFDFIYADIEKETLVSLSASNKQKNKFASELGKIISKIENGATAKIAEAFMNHKEVLFKSIGLDMFKLNKYSSLAPLVSAIAENESNGALSRRAKTLLEQAGSK from the coding sequence ATGAAAAAAAAACTTAATTTAAAAACACCTTTTATTTTTTTATTTATCCTTATTTATGCTTCTGTTGCATTTACGCAAAATCCGCCCTCCGAAGAACACACATCGGATAAGGAGCAAAAAAAATCCGAAAACGGAAAGACTGAGGAAACCTCAAAAAAAGAAATTTCCGAAACGGAAGAAAGACGCAATATTATTCTTTACGGTCTTGCAGATGATATTCTTGAACTTATAAAAACCTTGCAAAACGAAAAAGAAGATGGCTTCGATTCCGATTTGCAAAAAATATTTACCGAAACAAAGGTTCCTGCCGTTAGAAATGCCTTATTCGCTTATTTTGCACAAAAGAAAAATTCTTGTTTAAAAACGGACGCTCTTATAGTTTTAGAAAACCGTTACGAATATCCGAAAGATACGGTAAATGCCGCAATCGCTTATATCCGCGATTTGGAAATTGCGGACGGTATTCAATATTTACGCGAAATTTTAAAAGACGAAGATAGCGATTATACGGCGATTTCGATTACCGCCTTAGGAAAAATAGGGGGAGCGGAAGATGCCGTTTTCCTTTCCGAATTATTTGAATCGGACAGCTCAAAAGATGAAAAAGAAACGCTTATTCTAAAACAAAATATTATGTTTGCATTGGAAGAATTGCATAGCGGTGAAACTTGGGATTTCCTTGAAAAAACTGCGGCGGATACGGAAGAAAATTCTATAATACGAGGAACGGCGGCGGCGGCTTTAGGAAAAATCGGAGATGAAAAAGCGGTCCCCGTTTTAACGGAACTTTTTGAGGACAAAGACCCCGTTTTGCGTACCGCCGCAATTAAGGGTCTTGCCGGTTTTAAAACCGAAAAAGCCCGAGCCGTTCTTTTACAGGCTTTTAAGGATACATACTACAAGGTGCGGCTTCAGGCAATTCAATCGGCAAAAGAAGAAAAAAATTCCGCTGCGGTTCCGTATATTTTATACCGGGCAAAAAAAGACCCTGAAAATACGGTACGGATTGCAGCAATAGAAGCCTTATCGGAATTAAATGACGGCGAATCGAATGAATGGATTAAAGAAGCTTTTAACGATGAAAAAACGGGTATTACGCTTAGGCTTAAAATTGCAGAATATTTTTTAAAGAATAATTTTGATTTTATTTATGCTGATATCGAAAAAGAAACGCTTGTATCTCTTTCAGCTTCAAATAAACAAAAAAACAAATTCGCTTCGGAACTCGGTAAGATTATTTCCAAAATAGAAAACGGTGCAACCGCTAAAATTGCAGAAGCCTTTATGAATCATAAGGAAGTTTTATTTAAAAGCATAGGACTGGATATGTTTAAATTAAATAAATATTCTTCACTTGCACCTCTTGTTTCTGCAATTGCGGAAAATGAAAGCAACGGAGCGTTAAGCCGCCGAGCAAAAACTCTTTTAGAGCAAGCAGGTTCAAAATAA
- a CDS encoding 5'-nucleotidase C-terminal domain-containing protein — MLKINKKLFTLTGFVMMIAVFSMLFSSCETDSNSSNEQYASIEAKAPSNQVDILLFNDFHGNVAEDTRPGKGKNAGMAKMIGYVKTAGRENPNTIVVAGGDNYQGTAISNLTYGAPVSAMMRAMNVTVSAVGNHEFDWGVKHMTKWQKDGNFTFLAANIVDKTTKKPVTWAKPYMIIAKGGYKIAFIGLAHPDTVTLTSAEHVSGLEFTDPVMAGQEWVDYLLAGKAREGKPDAIIALTHIDSDQKDDAISGNAVKLAEIKGLHAVLSAHSHRTVSGTVNGMPVLQAYCYGRAVGKLSLTFGENKELVKCEPVVDEIWKTKSDIIEDEKGKAVHEKYEAELKPIMGEVIGTAEGEFTHERSDKGSNTLLGAWAAEVQRQLGKADIAIQNGGGLRRTLAAGNITVGDLYEIMPFDNYLVVFDLSGAEIKKAIDHGINNPNITDGQFAGLRVEYDGRKPFESRITKITLMDGTPLDMNKTYKVVVNSFMFTGGDAYDFSKAMNAAESVSIRDALIDAIKKAKTITPKPVDYIKDISK; from the coding sequence ATGCTAAAAATCAACAAAAAACTTTTCACGTTAACGGGTTTTGTAATGATGATAGCGGTATTTTCAATGCTGTTTTCTTCATGCGAAACGGATTCAAATTCTTCAAATGAACAATATGCTTCCATTGAAGCAAAGGCGCCTTCCAACCAAGTGGATATTCTCTTGTTTAACGACTTTCACGGTAACGTTGCGGAAGATACACGCCCCGGAAAGGGTAAAAATGCGGGTATGGCAAAGATGATAGGCTATGTAAAGACCGCAGGAAGAGAAAATCCCAATACGATTGTCGTTGCCGGAGGCGATAATTATCAGGGAACCGCTATATCCAATTTAACTTACGGAGCTCCCGTTTCGGCAATGATGAGGGCAATGAATGTTACCGTATCGGCCGTCGGAAATCACGAGTTTGACTGGGGCGTTAAACACATGACAAAGTGGCAAAAAGACGGAAACTTTACATTCTTAGCCGCCAATATCGTAGATAAAACGACAAAAAAACCGGTAACTTGGGCAAAGCCGTATATGATAATCGCAAAAGGCGGATATAAAATCGCTTTTATCGGTTTGGCTCACCCCGATACCGTTACCTTAACTAGTGCGGAACATGTCAGCGGTTTGGAATTTACCGACCCGGTTATGGCGGGACAAGAATGGGTTGACTATCTTTTGGCGGGAAAAGCCCGCGAGGGAAAACCCGATGCAATTATTGCATTAACACACATCGATTCGGACCAAAAAGATGACGCTATCAGCGGTAATGCGGTAAAATTGGCTGAAATTAAGGGATTACATGCAGTGCTTTCCGCACACAGCCACCGCACGGTATCCGGTACGGTAAACGGAATGCCCGTTCTTCAAGCCTATTGTTACGGAAGAGCCGTAGGAAAGCTCTCTTTGACATTCGGTGAAAATAAAGAGCTGGTAAAATGCGAGCCCGTCGTTGATGAAATTTGGAAAACCAAAAGCGATATTATCGAAGATGAAAAGGGAAAAGCCGTACATGAAAAATATGAGGCGGAGCTTAAACCCATTATGGGTGAAGTTATCGGAACCGCCGAAGGAGAGTTTACCCATGAGCGAAGTGATAAGGGAAGTAATACTCTCTTAGGAGCGTGGGCAGCCGAGGTGCAACGACAATTAGGAAAAGCCGATATAGCAATTCAAAACGGAGGCGGTTTACGTAGAACGCTCGCCGCGGGAAATATAACCGTAGGCGATTTATACGAGATTATGCCCTTTGACAACTATTTGGTTGTTTTCGACCTTTCGGGTGCGGAAATTAAAAAAGCGATAGACCATGGTATTAACAATCCGAACATCACGGACGGACAATTTGCAGGTCTTAGAGTTGAATATGACGGCAGAAAACCGTTTGAAAGCCGCATTACCAAAATTACGCTTATGGACGGTACACCGCTTGATATGAATAAAACCTACAAAGTTGTTGTAAACAGTTTTATGTTTACGGGCGGAGATGCTTACGATTTCAGTAAAGCAATGAACGCAGCTGAAAGCGTGTCCATACGCGATGCTTTAATCGATGCGATTAAAAAAGCAAAAACAATTACACCTAAACCGGTAGATTATATCAAAGATATAAGTAAATAA
- a CDS encoding YibE/F family protein, with the protein MKKNLFLFFISTVLFFNLYAQKNLEEIDPKDKGLAEYYSTQMNRPKSQVVKARVIEIVYDDTKELRPDIPVESDFRYQHLKIKILTGKHKGEIYTVRNTVELAIPYKLIFKLNEKMILQLDEDENGKVNTLKIYERARDIKAYIIIFVFIAAVIFVGRRNGVKALAGLGITIALIFGFFLPLIIKGVNPILLALFVCAVSTVTTLFIIGGNNKKTYTAILGTIGGVIIAGIFAFTAGKILQLSGLGNEDAQMLAFIPQHKKIDYQGLLFAGMMIGAMGAVMDVAMSISSSMWEIISVSSDISDRQLTKSGMNIGRDIIGSMSNTLILAYVSTSIPVLLLFIIFSNGFTEIINLEFLSAEILRAVSGSIGLICTIPITVKLVCLFRKTEERAA; encoded by the coding sequence ATGAAAAAAAATCTGTTTTTATTTTTTATAAGTACGGTATTATTCTTTAATTTATATGCGCAAAAAAACCTTGAGGAAATTGACCCCAAAGACAAGGGGTTGGCGGAATACTACAGCACGCAAATGAACCGCCCGAAAAGTCAGGTTGTAAAGGCGCGCGTAATAGAAATAGTTTATGACGATACAAAAGAGCTTCGTCCCGATATTCCTGTAGAATCGGATTTTAGATATCAGCATTTAAAGATTAAAATTTTAACGGGTAAACACAAGGGGGAAATTTATACCGTCCGCAATACGGTTGAGCTTGCAATTCCGTATAAACTTATTTTTAAACTGAATGAAAAAATGATTTTACAGCTTGATGAAGATGAAAACGGCAAGGTAAATACTCTTAAAATTTATGAAAGAGCAAGGGATATAAAGGCTTATATAATTATTTTCGTTTTTATTGCTGCCGTGATTTTTGTAGGAAGAAGAAACGGAGTAAAAGCTCTTGCAGGTTTAGGAATTACCATTGCTCTTATATTCGGATTTTTTTTACCCCTTATTATAAAAGGCGTTAATCCTATTTTGCTGGCCCTTTTCGTTTGTGCGGTTTCGACGGTAACGACACTTTTTATAATCGGCGGAAACAATAAAAAAACATATACGGCAATTTTAGGTACCATAGGAGGGGTAATTATTGCAGGTATTTTTGCTTTTACCGCAGGAAAAATTTTGCAGCTTTCAGGACTGGGAAATGAAGACGCTCAAATGCTTGCCTTTATTCCTCAGCATAAAAAAATCGATTATCAGGGACTTTTGTTTGCCGGAATGATGATAGGAGCTATGGGTGCGGTTATGGACGTTGCAATGTCCATTTCTTCTTCAATGTGGGAAATAATTTCTGTAAGCTCCGATATTTCCGACAGGCAGCTTACAAAATCGGGAATGAATATAGGGCGGGATATTATAGGCTCAATGTCGAATACTTTGATTTTAGCTTATGTAAGCACTTCAATTCCCGTGCTGCTCCTGTTTATAATTTTTTCTAACGGGTTTACCGAAATTATAAACTTGGAATTTCTTTCCGCCGAAATTTTGCGTGCCGTTTCGGGCAGTATAGGTTTAATTTGTACAATTCCTATAACTGTAAAACTTGTATGCCTTTTCAGAAAGACGGAAGAACGAGCTGCATAA